One stretch of Armigeres subalbatus isolate Guangzhou_Male chromosome 2, GZ_Asu_2, whole genome shotgun sequence DNA includes these proteins:
- the LOC134211657 gene encoding protein kintoun, whose amino-acid sequence MSNVGDKFELSRDEFRNITKCLENEEFRKLFAEYCQDLNDPNNRKQYEEELKLLEAERGYDVKFIKPLPGYVIKTVVDGNTKTFVNVCHCDLIGKPASQSSVDEKGQKGLKWSIPYAQSQPRKDYDNKNVECIVYDVVFHYDTLHLTKSNKNFRKLVTDTALDAVEGAFKVSLDRINLKFPKLQYKGVAKMTVIRQKSKNSDMHQKDDLIDKIFCASKQGNLAHDKKSDKENINKQSSQQNYTTPSYKLIHRKDVEYHELTEELDSKMDAAIPKELVLIIELPLIKSASQCTLNVTGNEVHLISEDPAKYKLEVKLPYTVLEKEGSAKFNTDDKTLSVRLPVVKNRRTLNDLTAQHNVGSVSDEMERKPVEPVKPPRGPQVISCNNNKKIIFPKFSANKMDSIFAFTLNVRNVDPSSIELLKGTDTVSCRFTNIGNGFFPCYYVFFVRFPNANVVEVQHEEWDNNLILQVVLDHGLIDYYCAGTNENDMAQYSIMEDISDKITNLGKEIEDDSLCIAVSKNAIKQERKSSHLSIEIKTKDDTDSDEGIDSAQDGELKTDQSLPEDEPQNEVTSNADVNANVATEDATKIDQETTHESKKGRKNQRRKNKKRSLSESCCDHIKVTADNDTTEKDPETEAKTNAFGCSSETASKQRKARSFSESCPTAEKPGADSDSMDNLSALIQFNRKFKGILKRPSLQRSISECSSIDEHYYLGTSVDGCSIGESVENTNGELSESCRKTVRFNDSIRTKLFRSNTSILGQKKKNAKKNESKRRSLSRRLSEGESTDNEDKDPSTNNEAPTVTVQKDAEHDSGISLDSDIGHSAERDVNQYQYDSTKPIEINREASKNGNSNMKTKPQAKGCKNGKRNDSSDIEFKSEMIFDIEM is encoded by the exons atgtcgaaCGTTGGGGACAAATTTGAGCTTTCTCGGGACGAGTTTCGGAACATTACAAAGTGCTTGGAAAATGAAGAgtttcgaaaattatttgcaGAGTACTGTCAGGACCTTAACGATCCAAATAACCGGAAGCAGTACGAAGAAGAACTCAAGCTCTTGGAAGCTGAGAGGGGATACGACGTGAAGTTCATTAAACCTTTGCCGGGTTATGTAATTAAGACCGTCGTCGATGGAAATACAAAAACATTCGTCAACGTTTGCCACTGTGATCTGATCGGCAAACCAGCAAGCCAATCTTCGGTTGACGAAAAAGGCCAAAAGGGTCTGAAATGGAGCATTCCGTATGCCCAGAGCCAACCGAGGAAAGATTATGATAACAAAAACGTTGAATGTATTGTTTACGATGTTGTGTTTCACTACGATACGCTGCATTTGActaaaagtaataaaaatttCCGAAAATTGGTTACCGATACCGCTTTGGATGCTGTGGAAGGAGCGTTCAAAGTTTCATTGGATAGAATCAATTTAAAGTTTCCTAAGCTACAGTACAAAGGGGTCGCCAAAATGACAGTGATCcgtcaaaaatcgaaaaactcggatatGCATCAGAAAGATGACCTAATTGATAAGATTTTTTGTGCATCCAAGCAAGGAAACTTGGCTCATGATAAGAAATCTGATAAGGAAAACATCAATAAACAATCATCTCAACAAAATTATACAACTCCCTCATACAAACTCATCCATCGTAAAGATGTTGAATATCACGAGTTGACGGAAGAATTGGATTCAAAAATGGATGCCGCCATCCCCAAGGAGCTGGTACTAATTATTGAGCTACCTTTGATTAAATCGGCCAGCCAATGTACTCTGAATGTCACCGGCAATGAAGTGCACCTGATTAGTGAAGATCCGGCAAAATACAAGTTGGAGGTCAAATTGCCCTACACTGTGCTCGAAAAGGAAGGATCGGCAAAGTTCAACACCGATGACAAAACTTTGTCTGTTCGGCTGCCGGTTGTCAAGAATCGTCGCACACTAAACGATTTAACTGCACAGCACAATGTTGGAAG CGTTTCCGATGAAATGGAGAGAAAACCAGTCGAACCGGTCAAGCCGCCAAGAGGGCCTCAAGTTATTTCATGCAACAACAATAAGAAGATAATATTCCCCAAGTTTTCCGCAAACAAAATGGATAGCATTTTTGCATTTACATTAAACGTTCGTAATGTTGATCCATCTAGCATAGAACTGCTAAAGGGAACTGATACGGTCAGTTGCAGATTTACTAATATAGGCAACGGATTTTTCCCATGTTATTACGTATTCTTCGTTCGGTTTCCAAACGCCAACGTCGTCGAGGTCCAGCATGAGGAATGGGATAATAATTTGATTCTACAAGTAGTCCTCGATCATGGGCTCATTGATTACTACTGCGCCGGTACAAACGAAAATGATATGGCGCAATATTCGATCATGGAGGACATCAGTGATAAAATTACTAATTTAGGGAAAGAAATTGAAGACGACAGTCTTTGTATAGCAGTCTCCAAGAATGCCATCAAACAGGAACGCAAATCGTCTCATCTGAGCATCGAAATCAAAACGAAAGATGATACCGACAGCGATGAAGGGATCGATTCTGCACAAGATGGAGAGCTGAAGACTGATCAATCCTTACCAGAGGATGAACCGCAAAACGAAGTAACCTCCAATGCGGATGTGAATGCCAACGTTGCCACTGAGGATGCGACTAAAATCGACCAAGAAACGACTCATGAAAGTAAAAAGGGAAGAAAAAATCAACGTAGGAAAAACAAAAAACGATCTCTGTCGGAGTCTTGCTGTGATCATATAAAG GTTACAGCAGACAATGACACTACCGAGAAAGATCCTGAAACTGAAGCGAAAACAAATGCATTTGGATGTAGCAGCGAAACTGCTTCTAAACAACGAAAAGCTCGGAGTTTCTCCGAATCATGCCCTACAGCAGAAAAACCAGGAGCTGATTCCGATTCTATGGATAATTTATCTGCTCTGATACAGTTCAACCGTAAGTTCAAAGGAATCTTGAAGCGTCCATCGCTCCAACGCAGTATCAGTGAATGTTCGTCTATCGATGAACATTACTATCTGGGAACATCCGTCGATGGATGCAGCATCGGAGAATCAGTAGAGAATACAAACGGAGAATTGTCCGAAAGCTGTCGAAAAACCGTTCGCTTCAATGACTCGATCAGAACTAAATTGTTCAG ATCTAACACTAGCATTCTTGGACAGAAGAAAAAGAACGCTAAGAAAAACGAGAGTAAACGTCGCTCGTTGTCCCGTCGTTTGAGTGAAGGAGAGAGCACAGATAATGAGGACAAG GATCCCTCAACCAATAACGAAGCACCAACAGTAACAGTACAAAAAGACGCCGAACACGATagcggaatttctttggattctGATATAGGACATTCAGCCGAAAGAGACGTAAACCAATATCAGTACGATTCTACTAAACCCATAGAGATCAATCGTGAGGCTAGCAAAAATGGCAATTCTAACATGAAAACAAAGCCCCAAGCTAAAGGATGCAAAAACGGCAAGCGCAATGACTCCAGTGATATTGAGTTCAAGAGCGAAATGATTTTCGATATTGAAATGTAG